The genomic region TAATGGCGTTTTGTATTATCATGAAGGCATTTAGGCGCTTTTACTTTTTCTACGTAGTGCTTGGATTTCTCTGGGCATGATGATGGATATTACTATTTCTTGTAAAATCACGCATACTAACGAAATTTTTCAGGGTGCTTCACGACTCTTTTTTAGAAAAACTCACAATTTATTTTTCTCGTAAATTATTATATTTAAAAGACTTAGGTTCATTTCGCTCAGGTACTAATTAGGGTTTTGTGATATTCTTTATTCCTTCCAGTTCAATTTCTGCGAACTGGTAGTGCCCATCGCCTTGGTTAGCCAGGAGCGTGAGGCGATAAAAAGTATAGACTTGGGTATTCTTAAAGGTGTAGCTTCTTTTGGAGAGCCGCTTGGCGAATGGGGGTTGATTTTTGCGGTGATCCAGTAGATTCCAGTTCACACCATCCATGGAGCCGTGCCATTTCCATTCTTTAGGGTCGCGCTTTGGTACGTCATTTGCGGAGGTGAATGAGTAGGCCCTGACCACGCGCGGTGCCGGCAATTGCACTTGCCACTGTAAGGGGCGGTCATGATGAACGTAACACCATTTTGTTTTTAGATCGCCATCCACGGATTTATCAATATGTGCCTCCGAGAGGTTTCTCCAAGGCAAGTGACCGCTGGGACAAGTTAAGGTGGCTTGAGCTGGCGCTTGAGTTTGAGCAGAGGCAGAGCCCTGTGGCCAGCGGGTACTTAGCGCTTTTATCCAGTGCCGAGCGATGAGTTCATGGCCTTGTGGTAAGGGATGAATCCCATCCCACAACCAGTAGTCTGGAGACGACGATTTGCTTGCCGCATCGAAAAGATCCTGGGTCTTGATGTGAACGGCGTCAAACTCCTTGGCCAGTTTGGCAACAATGGGGCGCAATTGATCAGTTGCTGAGCGACGTGCATTCCAGGTCCGCTCGTTCTTTAAGCCACCTGACTGTAGAACAAATGGATCTAGGAGGATGATTTTGAGCTTTGGGTTGGCTTTGCGACTGGCACTTAGAATCGCACGATAGTCATCTTCAAATGACTGTGGCTTTACTTTTTTACCCACATCATTGGTTCCGATCAGGATGGTCAAAAGATCCGGTCGCATATCGATGGCATCCTTTTGCCAGCGCGCTTTGAGTTGCGCCACTGTATTGCCACTGATTCCTCGATTATAAAAATCCAATTGTTCCTCGGCTAGGTCCATGCCCAAGCGGGCGGCGATCATAAAGACAAAACTATGGCCAAGGTAGTGATTGCGATCACGCTCATTGCGGCCACGGTTCATATCCGTAATAGAGTCGCCGATGAATAGCAAGCGTCTGCCTTTTTTAAAGGCGGGAAGACTGTACTGACTCGTGTTAATATTAAACTTTTCGGACGTGTTTTTAGGAGCTGGACCCTTTAGGGTTTTGATCAAATAACGCGTTGCCTCATATTGTCTATAGCCATTGAATTCAGCATAGCGGACTTCGCAAAATAGATCCAATTCTTGGCAGCGTTTCTGAAGCTGAAAGGCAAATTGTGGGCTATGGGCGCCGAGATCATCTTTCAAGTTCTTATCGTAATAGATGGCGACTGGTGGATCATCTGCGCTGACATGGGCATAGGGAGAATATTCTTTGATCCAAGGGAGAAGGTTAGGGCGCGATTGCAAAAAATCCTGATTGCTCACATTGAAGGCATGGCCCCCGTAGGTGATGCGGCCTAGCCAATCCTTCATCTGTTGTGGGTCAAGTGATGTTTGCGGAACTCGCACAGATGCACAAAAAAGGCGGGTCGATTGACGCGCAATAGGATCAAGGCTCGCTGGATCGGCCATGTCATCGTGATACGCTAACCAAAGAGAAGAACACCCGCCGGCGGAGGCACCCGTTGCCCCGATACGAGTGGTGTTGACATGCCATTCCAAGGCTTTGCTACGCACAAACTGTAGAGCGCGGGCGGCATCGTTTAAAGGCGCTTTAACTGGTGGTGTAATTCCCGCTGCTTTTGCCTGACTGACATAACGGTAGTTAATAGCGACCACGGAAATACCTGCCTCTAGTAAGGCCTTTACATCGACGCAACCGCGGATGAGTTCCTTACTGCCCGTCTGCCAAGAGCCCCCATGAATATAGAAGACTAAGGGAGTGGGGTGAGAGCTTGATGCCGAGGGTGCCATCCAGAAATCGAGTAGCTGTCCTTGGTGTGCCCCGTAAGCAACATTTGTCTGTGTTGGCTTGGGCACCGAGTCGGGATAGGTCGGTGGAGCAGCGTGAACGAGTGTATTTACGAGGCATACGATCGCGATAATTATGCTTGTTTTCATCTTCTTTAAATCCATGTGTTGTGGTGCTTTATTTTTGGTGTTTGAAATCGGCTGCCATCACCACGTCCTTCATGCGTGATTTGGGTGATACCTTTATTTCAACGAGCTTGCCGTTTTCAACACGGCCCTGAATAGTGGTCTTATAGGGCGCGTGAAGTTTGAAGGTGACGTTCCAATCTTTGGGCCAAGCGGGCTGTAGAAAAATCTGTTTCCCTTCCGTTTGCAAGAGCATTGATTGGAAAGCTTTCATGATTACCCCACCGTGGGTTTGGTCAGGGATCCAGTCCATATTGGGTCCCCAAAATGCAGGGAAACGGGAGCCGTCGTGTTTGACAGAAGCTCGGTTAACGAGGAATTCCTGGGCCTGAGCGGTCAGCCCGAGGTAGGTCATGAAAATATCGTCCTGGCGCCAACCTTGATAGCCTTTCGGTCGACGGTGTGTTAAGGCCTCAATGGCGAGTTGCGCATTCGGTTTTTCAAAGGAACTCAGTCGAAATGGGTAGACGCAGTAGAGCTCTGGTACTTCGCTATTTCGGTAATTTGCGAAGGAAGCGGCGGGCGCGAACATTTTTACACCATTAAGCATACGTGTAGGTATTGGCGGAAGTTTCCTTTTTAACTGGGTCCAGTAGGCACGTTGTTTTAGGGAAGTTGATTTTTCCGGTAGAGGCAGTAGTTGCGCGGTCACTCCATGGAGCCCAGCGACTTCTGGCATGGGATTAGTACACTCCCACCAAGTCTCAAGTGCCTGCGAGGGATGCATGATTAGTTTTCCGTCCGCTCCCGTTTTGTATTGCAGGTCGAAAAAGGTCAAAACCTCGTGGGCAAAGGGAATGATCGTTTCTTGCAAAAATTTTTCGTCGAGTGTGTGTTTGTAACGATCGAGCATCATGTAGCTCAGTTCGAGTCCAGAGACCCATTCCCATTTGTGCCAGGGGCTTTCCTGCAGCTTGTCTGTTCTCTCGTGAAAAGGCCTTGATCCGTAATCACTGACGCGATGATTTCCATAAAAATGCATGGTTTCCGGAACATAGAGTCCCTTGTGTCCTGTATGCTTTAGTGTGCGATGTTTATGATATTCAAGGAGCTCCTTGCAGTACATGTTGTACAGCGAATCGGTCATCTCAAAATCACCGGAAGTGCACATGCTCATGTAGGGCATGCGGGTGTTCTGCCACCAGTAGGCAGGGCCCCATTGACGAT from Lentisphaera profundi harbors:
- a CDS encoding GDSL-type esterase/lipase family protein, with the protein product MKTSIIIAIVCLVNTLVHAAPPTYPDSVPKPTQTNVAYGAHQGQLLDFWMAPSASSSHPTPLVFYIHGGSWQTGSKELIRGCVDVKALLEAGISVVAINYRYVSQAKAAGITPPVKAPLNDAARALQFVRSKALEWHVNTTRIGATGASAGGCSSLWLAYHDDMADPASLDPIARQSTRLFCASVRVPQTSLDPQQMKDWLGRITYGGHAFNVSNQDFLQSRPNLLPWIKEYSPYAHVSADDPPVAIYYDKNLKDDLGAHSPQFAFQLQKRCQELDLFCEVRYAEFNGYRQYEATRYLIKTLKGPAPKNTSEKFNINTSQYSLPAFKKGRRLLFIGDSITDMNRGRNERDRNHYLGHSFVFMIAARLGMDLAEEQLDFYNRGISGNTVAQLKARWQKDAIDMRPDLLTILIGTNDVGKKVKPQSFEDDYRAILSASRKANPKLKIILLDPFVLQSGGLKNERTWNARRSATDQLRPIVAKLAKEFDAVHIKTQDLFDAASKSSSPDYWLWDGIHPLPQGHELIARHWIKALSTRWPQGSASAQTQAPAQATLTCPSGHLPWRNLSEAHIDKSVDGDLKTKWCYVHHDRPLQWQVQLPAPRVVRAYSFTSANDVPKRDPKEWKWHGSMDGVNWNLLDHRKNQPPFAKRLSKRSYTFKNTQVYTFYRLTLLANQGDGHYQFAEIELEGIKNITKP